Proteins from a single region of Paramormyrops kingsleyae isolate MSU_618 chromosome 9, PKINGS_0.4, whole genome shotgun sequence:
- the mboat7 gene encoding lysophospholipid acyltransferase 7, producing MSPDELVYLAILAASIPVGFLFRYLSPSAKQWSALLLGLSVTIATCQIHTLHSLVTVLGTWMIIKYDWRAAPSLSLGWTFLYLLFFRLSYLFGLPSPTPFANAIQLLLTLKMVSLANEVQQYHLAKKEDVTSFSKSPLICGLTQEPSLYDTVSYSYCYIGLFTGPFFRYQTYVDWLQQPCPRELPGRVPCLQRLRFVPLYAVFFLIVNHYFPLAYVRTEEYLDHHFLFRLFYMTAVFFVFRMRFYAAWCGAEAGCISSGLGCYPEGAQSKPGGGPSVQYSSDPASATYDFRTIQNIDCYNTDFCVKVRHGMKYWNMTVQWWLHQYIYAKAPFKAYTLKAAWTMFISAYWHGIHAGYYLSFLTIPLCMGAESALESTVRAKLGPQGQNIFDWIHWFLKMRAYDYMCMGFVLLSFSDTINYWSSIFFCIHVIAVMCMGLGMLLKGGKQERKLERECRNDEDGKRETRTEG from the exons ATGTCTCCAGATGAACTCGTCTATCTCGCAATTCTTGCTGCTTCCATACCTGTTGGATTCCTCTTCCGTTACTTGA GTCCATCGGCCAAGCAATGGTCAGCTCTGCTCCTAGGGCTGTCCGTTACCATAGCGACCTGCCAGATTCACACTCTGCACTCTCTCGTCACTGTGCTGGGAACATGGATGATCATAAAGTATGACTGGAG AGCTGCACCGTCTCTTTCTTTGGGATGGACCTTTCTCTATCTCCTGTTTTTCCGTCTGTCGTACTTGTTCGGTTTGCCATCTCCAACGCCATTCGCCAACGCAATTCAGCTTCTTCTTACTCTGAAG ATGGTCAGTTTAGCCAATGAAGTTCAACAATATCACCTGGCAAAGAAGGAGGATGTGACATCATTCTCCAAGTCTCCCCTGATTTGTGGACTGACACAGGAGCCTTCTCTCTATGACACAGTGTCTTATAGCTATTGCTATATTGGCCTATTCACAG GTCCCTTCTTCCGGTACCAGACGTATGTCGACTGGCTCCAGCAGCCCTGCCCCAGGGAGCTCCCGGGTCGTGTCCCGTGCCTCCAGCGCCTGAGATTCGTGCCTCTTTATGCAGTGTTCTTCCTGATTGTCAATCACTACTTTCCCCTGGCTTACGTAAGGACAGAGGAGTACCTTGACCATCATTTCCTCTTTAG GTTGTTCTACATGACGGCAGTGTTCTTCGTCTTCCGGATGAGGTTTTACGCCGCTTGGTGTGGTGCAGAGGCCGGCTGTATCAGCTCGGGGCTGGGCTGTTACCCAGAGGGGGCACAGTCCAAACCAGGAGGCGGGCCCAGTGTTCAGTACAG CTCCGATCCTGCCTCAGCCACCTATGACTTCAGAACCATCCAGAACATCGACTGCTACAACACCGACTTCTGCGTCAAAGTCAGGCACGGCATGAAATACTGGAACATGACTGTGCAGTGGTGGCTGCATCAGTACATCTATGCCAAGGCACCCTTCAAAGCTTACACGCTCAA GGCTGCCTGGACCATGTTCATCAGCGCTTACTGGCACGGGATCCACGCTGGCTACTACCTGTCATTCCTCACCATTCCTCTCTGCATGGGGGCGGAGTCTGCTCTCGAGAGTACCGTGCGAGCCAAACTGGGTCCACAGGGTCAGAACATCTTCGACTGGATTCACTGGTTCCTCAAGATGAGAGCTTATGATTATATGTGCATGGGCTTTGTTCTGCTGAGCTTCAGTGATACGATCAACTACTGGAGCTCAATCTTCTTCTGCATCCATGTCAtagctgtgatgtgtatggggtTAGGGATGCTATTGAAGGGAGGGAAACAGGAGAGGAAACTGGAGCGAGAGTGCAGAAATGACGAGGATGGGAAACGGGAAACAAGGACCGAGGGATAA